A portion of the Mesobacillus sp. AQ2 genome contains these proteins:
- a CDS encoding exonuclease SbcCD subunit D: protein MKFIHTGDWHLGKLVHGIYMTEDQREVLNQFVDLVAEEQPDAVVIAGDLYDRSVPPTDAVELLDEILFRINVELNTPVVAIAGNHDSAERLSFGSSWYRHNHFYLTGKLTNDFNPVHINGVNFHLIPYAEPGVVRHLLGDTSIHSHQDAMKAVIGKIEENMNPNEPNVFVGHAFVLGGDSSDSERALSVGGSGCVTQDLFDSFSFTALGHLHSPEAIKHDKIKYSGSLLKYSFSEAKQRKSVSIVEMKENGSFDIRYKSLKPKQDMRELEGHLEQLLDPSFYEKENTMDYLKVTLLDDGAMIDPMGKLRQIFPNVLHLERKIESIDQKHRQRFTSIREEKKSELELFEQFYQEMTTSEFTEEKRGIMTDVIGKVLKEEGQK, encoded by the coding sequence ATGAAATTTATCCATACAGGTGACTGGCATCTTGGGAAGCTTGTCCATGGTATCTACATGACAGAAGACCAGCGGGAGGTATTGAATCAATTTGTTGATCTTGTTGCTGAGGAACAGCCTGACGCAGTTGTGATTGCTGGGGATCTATATGACAGATCTGTACCGCCGACGGATGCAGTGGAGTTGCTCGATGAAATTCTGTTCAGGATCAATGTCGAGTTGAACACGCCGGTCGTAGCGATAGCCGGGAACCACGACAGTGCAGAACGCCTGTCATTCGGGAGTTCATGGTACCGCCATAATCATTTTTACCTAACTGGCAAATTGACGAATGATTTTAACCCTGTACATATCAACGGGGTCAATTTCCATCTGATTCCGTACGCTGAACCCGGTGTAGTGCGCCACCTGCTTGGCGATACTTCGATCCATTCCCATCAGGATGCGATGAAGGCAGTCATCGGTAAAATAGAAGAAAACATGAATCCGAACGAACCGAATGTTTTTGTCGGCCATGCTTTCGTTCTTGGAGGGGACTCCTCTGATTCTGAACGCGCACTGTCGGTGGGCGGTTCTGGTTGTGTGACACAGGATTTATTTGATTCATTCTCATTTACGGCACTGGGGCACCTTCACAGTCCTGAAGCGATAAAACACGACAAGATCAAATATTCCGGCTCACTTTTAAAATATTCTTTTTCCGAAGCAAAACAGCGTAAGTCCGTATCGATTGTCGAAATGAAAGAGAATGGAAGCTTCGATATCAGATATAAGAGCCTCAAACCCAAGCAGGATATGCGTGAATTGGAAGGACATCTTGAACAGCTTTTGGATCCATCTTTTTATGAAAAAGAAAACACCATGGATTATTTGAAAGTAACTTTGCTGGATGACGGTGCGATGATTGACCCAATGGGCAAACTGCGTCAAATCTTTCCTAATGTCCTGCATCTTGAACGGAAAATCGAATCCATCGACCAGAAGCACAGGCAGCGCTTCACCTCAATCAGGGAAGAAAAAAAATCCGAGCTTGAGCTTTTTGAACAGTTCTACCAGGAAATGACGACTAGCGAATTCACTGAGGAAAAGCGCGGTATCATGACTGACGTGATTGGTAAAGTGTTAAAAGAGGAGGGACAGAAATGA